The Delphinus delphis chromosome 2, mDelDel1.2, whole genome shotgun sequence genome contains a region encoding:
- the C2H15orf61 gene encoding uncharacterized protein C15orf61 homolog: protein MEALRRAHEAVLWLLLCRPWALGAASRPKPRASEVLTRHLLQRRLPHWTSFCVPYSAVRNDQFGLSHFNWPVQGANYHVLRTGCFPFIKYHCSKAPWHDLARQDRFFTALKVINLGIPTLLYGLGSWLFARVTETVHTSYGPITVYFLNKEDEGAMY from the exons ATGGAGGCCCTGCGGAGGGCCCATGAGGCCGTGCTCTGGCTGCTGCTGTGCCGGCCCTGGGCCTTGGGCGCCGCCTCCCGCCCGAAGCCCCGCGCCTCGGAGGTGCTGACGCGCCACCTGCTGCAGCGGCGCTTGCCGCACTGGACCTCCTTCTGCGTGCCCTACAGCGCCGTCCGCAACGACCAGTTCGGCCTCTCGCACTTCAACTGGCCTGTGCAGGGCGCCAACTACCACGTCCTGCGCACCGGCTGCTTCCCCTTCATCAAGTACCACTGCTCCAAGGCCCCCTGGCACGACCTGGCCCGGCAGGACCGGTTCTTCACGGCGCTCAAGGTTATCAACCTCG GTATTCCAACTTTATTATATGGACTTGGCTCCTGGTTATTTGCTAGAGTCACAGAGACTGTGCACACCAGTTATGGACCAATAacagtttattttctaaataaagaaGATGAAGGTGCCATGTACTGA